Proteins co-encoded in one Acidobacteriota bacterium genomic window:
- a CDS encoding EamA family transporter, translated as MKHTLKPSQYAILITIMLTASVGDTLLSRGMAQVGAVDMQHLGLLWRALFNPYVISGIVLLIGFFASYMTALSWADLTFVMPATAFGYVVVALLSRFWLHEHLSLYRWAGILLIVCAVGFVAGGPSRTEHPDEPHELGLMDSGAGR; from the coding sequence ATGAAGCACACCCTCAAGCCCTCGCAGTACGCCATCCTCATCACCATCATGCTCACTGCATCCGTGGGAGACACCCTTCTCTCCCGCGGCATGGCGCAGGTTGGCGCAGTGGATATGCAGCATCTCGGCCTCCTCTGGCGCGCGCTCTTCAACCCCTACGTTATCTCGGGAATCGTCCTGCTCATCGGCTTCTTCGCCAGCTATATGACCGCGCTCTCCTGGGCCGACCTGACCTTCGTCATGCCCGCCACTGCGTTCGGCTACGTCGTCGTCGCCCTGCTAAGCCGCTTCTGGCTGCACGAGCACCTCTCCCTCTATCGCTGGGCGGGAATTTTGCTCATCGTCTGCGCCGTCGGCTTCGTCGCCGGGGGGCCCTCGCGCACCGAGCACCCCGACGAACCCCACGAGCTCGGCCTCATGGACTCCGGAGCCGGACGATGA
- the hpnJ gene encoding hopanoid biosynthesis associated radical SAM protein HpnJ: protein MPLKTLFLNPPSFENFDGGASSRWPATREIESYWYPVWLAYPAGMLEGSRLLDAPPHHVSADETIEIAKGYEFLVLFTSTVGWSGDHALAQAIKKANPSIRIAFVGPPVTTDPDRALNECNVIDFVCRREFDFSVVEYANGKPLNEILGISYKDANGTIQHNPDRPQVEDLDAMPWATKIYKRDMDVTRYNVPFLLHPYISLYSTRGCPAQCTFCLWPQTLSGHAWRKRSTDDVAAEMKWAKENFPHVKEFFFDDDTFNIQKARTIELCAKLKPLGITWSCTSRVTTDRDTLKAMKEAGCRLLIVGFESGDPQILKNIKKGATVERARDFVKDCHDLGLIIHADFILGLPGETKESIRNTINFAKTLDCETIQVSVAHAYPGTEFYDFAKRNNFITNENMEDGGGHQMAHIEYPGLPTEYVMEMVHKFYDEYYFRPKAAFRVVWKAIVNRDVPRLYVEAKSFMKLRAQRNKAARAKAEEKALKQQESVSMNA, encoded by the coding sequence ATGCCCCTAAAGACACTGTTCCTGAACCCGCCCTCCTTTGAAAATTTTGACGGCGGCGCCAGCTCCCGCTGGCCCGCGACTCGCGAGATCGAATCCTACTGGTATCCGGTATGGCTGGCGTATCCCGCCGGAATGCTCGAGGGCTCGCGCCTGCTCGACGCCCCGCCGCACCATGTCTCGGCCGACGAGACGATCGAGATCGCGAAGGGCTATGAGTTCCTGGTGCTCTTTACCTCGACCGTAGGCTGGTCGGGCGACCACGCCCTCGCCCAGGCCATCAAAAAGGCCAACCCCTCCATCCGCATCGCCTTCGTCGGGCCGCCGGTCACCACCGATCCCGACCGCGCTCTCAACGAATGCAACGTCATCGATTTCGTCTGCCGCCGCGAGTTCGACTTCTCCGTCGTCGAGTACGCCAACGGTAAACCGTTGAACGAGATCCTCGGCATCAGCTACAAGGACGCGAACGGCACGATCCAGCACAACCCCGACCGCCCGCAGGTCGAGGACCTGGACGCCATGCCCTGGGCCACCAAGATCTACAAGCGCGACATGGACGTGACGCGCTACAACGTGCCCTTCCTGCTGCACCCGTACATCTCGCTCTACTCGACGCGCGGCTGCCCGGCGCAGTGCACCTTCTGCCTCTGGCCGCAGACGCTCTCGGGCCACGCCTGGCGCAAGCGGTCTACAGATGATGTGGCGGCCGAGATGAAGTGGGCCAAGGAAAACTTTCCGCACGTCAAAGAGTTCTTCTTCGACGACGACACCTTCAACATTCAGAAGGCCCGCACCATTGAGTTGTGCGCCAAGCTGAAGCCGCTCGGCATCACCTGGTCCTGCACCTCGCGCGTCACCACCGACCGCGATACGCTGAAGGCCATGAAGGAGGCCGGCTGCCGCCTGCTGATCGTCGGCTTCGAGTCAGGCGATCCGCAGATCCTCAAGAACATCAAGAAGGGCGCCACCGTCGAGCGCGCCCGCGACTTCGTGAAGGACTGCCACGACCTCGGCCTCATCATCCACGCCGACTTCATCCTCGGCCTGCCGGGCGAGACGAAGGAGTCGATCCGCAACACCATCAACTTCGCCAAGACGCTGGACTGCGAGACGATCCAGGTCTCCGTCGCCCACGCCTACCCCGGCACCGAGTTCTACGACTTCGCCAAGCGCAACAACTTCATTACCAACGAGAACATGGAGGACGGCGGCGGTCACCAGATGGCGCATATCGAATACCCGGGCCTGCCCACCGAGTACGTCATGGAGATGGTGCACAAGTTCTACGACGAATACTACTTCCGCCCCAAGGCCGCGTTCCGCGTCGTCTGGAAGGCCATCGTCAACCGCGACGTTCCACGTCTCTACGTCGAGGCCAAATCGTTCATGAAACTTCGGGCCCAGCGCAATAAGGCAGCCCGCGCCAAAGCCGAAGAAAAGGCGCTGAAACAGCAGGAATCTGTCAGCATGAACGCGTAA
- a CDS encoding TolC family protein, protein MMSLRHLLASAALVVTTAAPASAQISLTTAVDLALKNSPRVLAAQAEVERAQATLQQTTDVYVPTFSVGSGLGYTYGFPFGAPSLFNVNAQSLIFDQSQRNYIRAARSGLDAANHNLNDVRQQVMEDAVTTYIALDADLERLKAAEEESGFATALTRIVQQRLDAGQDTQVELTRSKLTAANLRLRQIHLENDASNQRDHLARLTGLPADGLITEHTSIPPLDPFDSAPVKDAVLPESIQGAYAAAESKLQTAFGDTRKLYRPQIGLGMQYSRLASFNNYADYYRPGSFKNYNNIQIGLQFNLPIFDLTKRARARESLAEAQRSLHEADQARNQFLEGRHKISNALRELQARTEVASLERELAENQIDVVRIQLRDGSPGGQPVTPKEEQNARIQERARYLDYLDADLQLRQTQIDLLHANGGLENWLKSSAKSQPLDASKPK, encoded by the coding sequence ATGATGAGCCTTCGACATCTTCTTGCCTCGGCAGCACTCGTCGTAACGACGGCCGCGCCTGCCTCGGCACAGATATCTCTGACGACCGCGGTGGATCTTGCGCTCAAAAACAGCCCCCGTGTGCTGGCAGCGCAAGCCGAAGTGGAGCGGGCGCAGGCGACGCTCCAGCAGACGACAGACGTCTACGTCCCCACCTTCAGCGTCGGCTCCGGACTGGGATATACCTACGGCTTCCCTTTCGGCGCACCATCGCTCTTCAACGTCAATGCGCAGTCGCTCATCTTCGATCAATCTCAGCGCAACTACATTCGCGCCGCGCGGTCTGGACTGGATGCCGCCAATCACAACCTGAACGATGTGCGGCAGCAGGTGATGGAAGACGCCGTCACAACCTATATCGCGCTCGACGCCGACCTGGAGCGCCTCAAGGCAGCGGAGGAAGAATCGGGCTTTGCCACTGCATTGACAAGGATCGTTCAGCAGCGCCTGGACGCCGGACAGGACACGCAGGTGGAGCTTACGCGCTCAAAGCTCACGGCAGCGAACCTGCGGCTTCGCCAGATTCACCTTGAAAACGATGCCAGCAACCAGCGCGACCACCTCGCCCGACTGACTGGACTTCCCGCCGATGGCCTGATCACGGAGCACACGAGCATTCCTCCGCTGGACCCCTTCGACAGCGCCCCCGTAAAGGACGCTGTGCTCCCCGAGTCGATTCAGGGAGCCTATGCCGCCGCCGAGTCGAAGCTGCAGACCGCCTTTGGCGACACCCGCAAGCTCTACCGCCCGCAGATTGGCCTTGGCATGCAGTACAGCCGGCTCGCCAGCTTCAACAACTACGCCGACTACTACCGGCCAGGCAGCTTCAAGAACTACAACAATATCCAGATAGGCCTGCAATTCAACCTTCCCATCTTCGACCTGACGAAACGCGCCAGGGCCCGCGAATCTCTCGCAGAAGCGCAGCGCAGCCTGCACGAGGCAGACCAGGCACGCAATCAGTTCCTTGAGGGCCGCCACAAGATCAGCAATGCCCTCCGCGAGCTTCAGGCACGCACCGAAGTCGCCTCGCTTGAACGCGAACTGGCTGAGAACCAGATTGACGTCGTGCGCATTCAACTTCGCGACGGCAGCCCCGGCGGCCAACCCGTTACCCCCAAGGAAGAACAGAACGCGCGCATTCAGGAGCGTGCCCGCTATCTCGACTATCTGGACGCCGACCTCCAGCTCCGCCAGACACAGATCGATCTTCTTCATGCCAACGGTGGACTGGAAAACTGGTTGAAATCCTCAGCAAAGTCTCAGCCACTGGACGCATCCAAACCAAAATGA
- a CDS encoding tetratricopeptide repeat protein, which yields MALRSPLITRALLFLVAAVGAPALHADNRQALQLLNQGRVDEAAAMLTSSLSSQPHDALAHQLLCRVYYAQDMGDAAVRECELATQDDASNSTHQLWLGRAYGLKASQANMVSAFTIAKKVHLAFERAIQLDPSNVAAMSDLGQFYVNAPAIVGGGLDKAQTLAGQLLPRSAARGHRLLAQIAQKKNDQASAEAEFKSAIAAARTPDAWVDLALFYQQHAQPEKAVTAVQTSIEANRPKSAALVDAASILTDLHRQTDMAERSLREYLGSAAKTDDAPAFKVHLQLGDLLKQRGDIVAARREYAAALALASKYPPALKATQGA from the coding sequence ATGGCATTGCGCTCTCCTCTCATCACGCGGGCCCTGCTTTTTCTCGTCGCCGCAGTTGGCGCTCCCGCGCTGCACGCCGACAACCGACAGGCCCTTCAGTTGCTGAACCAGGGCCGTGTCGACGAAGCCGCCGCGATGCTTACCAGTTCTCTCTCCTCGCAGCCTCACGACGCCCTGGCCCACCAGCTTCTGTGCCGGGTCTACTATGCGCAGGACATGGGCGACGCTGCCGTGCGCGAGTGCGAGCTTGCCACGCAGGACGACGCATCCAACTCGACACACCAGTTGTGGCTTGGCCGCGCCTATGGCCTCAAGGCCTCTCAGGCCAACATGGTCAGCGCCTTCACGATCGCAAAAAAAGTCCACCTTGCCTTTGAACGCGCCATCCAGCTCGATCCATCGAACGTCGCCGCCATGAGCGATCTCGGCCAGTTCTATGTCAACGCGCCGGCCATCGTCGGCGGAGGTCTGGACAAGGCCCAGACACTCGCAGGTCAACTGCTTCCGCGCTCAGCGGCGAGAGGACACCGTCTGCTGGCACAGATTGCGCAAAAGAAGAACGATCAGGCCTCGGCCGAGGCAGAGTTCAAAAGCGCTATTGCCGCCGCCAGGACGCCGGACGCGTGGGTCGATCTTGCCCTGTTCTACCAGCAGCACGCGCAGCCGGAAAAGGCGGTAACGGCCGTGCAAACCAGCATCGAGGCCAACCGCCCGAAAAGCGCGGCGCTGGTCGATGCGGCAAGCATTCTGACCGACCTGCATCGCCAGACCGACATGGCTGAGCGCAGCCTGCGCGAGTATTTGGGCTCCGCCGCGAAGACCGATGACGCTCCCGCATTCAAGGTGCATCTGCAACTCGGCGATCTACTGAAGCAACGCGGCGACATTGTGGCCGCAAGGCGCGAGTACGCGGCCGCTCTTGCCCTGGCCTCGAAATACCCTCCAGCACTCAAGGCCACGCAGGGTGCCTGA
- a CDS encoding efflux RND transporter periplasmic adaptor subunit: MPTTETRRLNSYALTGIVLAVVALAIVAIRLFTRDVVEVRASAVTHQNLLSTVSTNGRVEPIEEFQAHAPAPGVVAKLYVDVGQKVKKGDPLVRMDDSDAAARVATSRSALSAAQAAAYDQSQGGSQEERIALAGDLSRAQQQKQQAEKDLAALQQLEQKGAASAGEVAGAQQRLDAANTTLAGLQQRQTQRYSALDKSRIQAQLNDARTAVAAAESSYAGVNIRSPLNGTVYSIPVSQYDFVPAGEDLMDVADLNRIQVRAYFDEPEIGKLAVGQAVKIVWDAKPNQSWHGHISRAPSTVITYGTRNVGECLITVDDAQGDLLPNTNVTVTVTTSQRFNVLSVPREALHTEGGYFVYRVVQGKLLRTPVQVGATNLTRVEITSGLTEKDTVALNATSNRDLSNGLDVKIVE; encoded by the coding sequence ATGCCGACGACTGAGACAAGACGCCTGAACTCCTACGCGCTTACGGGCATCGTTCTTGCCGTGGTCGCACTCGCCATTGTGGCCATCCGGCTATTTACCCGCGATGTCGTCGAGGTGCGCGCTTCGGCGGTCACCCACCAGAATCTTTTGAGCACCGTCTCCACCAATGGCCGCGTTGAGCCGATCGAGGAGTTTCAGGCGCATGCCCCTGCTCCCGGCGTCGTCGCCAAGCTATACGTTGACGTGGGGCAGAAGGTTAAGAAGGGCGATCCCCTGGTCAGGATGGACGACTCCGACGCAGCCGCTCGTGTCGCGACCAGCCGCTCAGCCCTCAGCGCAGCGCAGGCGGCTGCATATGACCAGTCCCAGGGCGGATCGCAGGAAGAGCGCATCGCTCTGGCGGGCGACCTCAGCCGCGCGCAGCAGCAGAAGCAGCAGGCGGAGAAAGACCTGGCCGCGCTTCAGCAGTTGGAGCAGAAGGGCGCAGCCTCCGCCGGAGAGGTCGCAGGCGCGCAGCAGCGTCTTGATGCGGCGAACACAACTCTGGCTGGCCTGCAGCAACGCCAGACCCAGCGTTACAGCGCTCTCGACAAGAGCCGCATTCAGGCGCAGCTGAACGATGCCCGCACCGCCGTCGCCGCCGCCGAAAGCAGCTATGCCGGGGTCAACATCCGCTCTCCGCTCAACGGGACCGTCTACTCCATTCCAGTCTCGCAGTACGATTTCGTCCCCGCAGGTGAAGACCTGATGGACGTCGCCGACCTGAACCGCATCCAGGTACGCGCCTACTTCGACGAGCCCGAGATCGGCAAGCTCGCCGTGGGCCAGGCGGTCAAGATTGTATGGGACGCCAAACCCAACCAGTCATGGCATGGGCATATCAGCCGGGCGCCTTCCACCGTCATCACCTACGGCACACGCAATGTGGGCGAGTGCCTCATCACCGTCGACGACGCACAGGGCGATCTGCTGCCCAACACCAACGTGACGGTCACGGTAACCACGTCGCAACGCTTCAACGTGTTGAGCGTGCCCCGTGAAGCACTGCATACCGAGGGCGGCTACTTCGTCTACCGCGTCGTGCAGGGCAAACTTCTGCGCACCCCCGTACAGGTGGGAGCAACCAATCTCACACGGGTAGAGATCACCAGCGGCCTCACCGAGAAAGACACGGTCGCTCTGAACGCGACCAGCAATCGCGATCTATCAAACGGTCTCGATGTAAAGATCGTCGAATAA
- the recJ gene encoding single-stranded-DNA-specific exonuclease RecJ — MAATGCPQGIARLLVSRGFVEAEPIRRFLSPSLDDLHDPLLMLGMKAAVERIQRAVRESEPILIYGDYDVDGTTATVLLKTAIERSAPKDKPAIVRYHVPHRIREGYGMQVGVLADAATGGVRLVISVDTGIRAFAAATEARALGLDLIVTDHHLPDDAQGVPDAIAVVNPAQPGCSYPFKSLCGAAVAFKLAQAILEASCETAAEREQIKRRLVPSFLKLVAIATIADSVPLTGENRMIASIGLRELSNPVQPGLRALMEAAQIPLDRPPTAIEVGFRIAPRINAAGRMDVASDVVDLFLTRDVERAKDLAAKLNRLNDDRKATEARALEAIDARLAQLQAPDGSFPAVCVVMDDAEWHRGVIGILASRIVDRTGRPALVLSHEDGQGHGSGRSIEGYHLLNALTEIHAAEGNNIFSRFGGHAHAVGFSLPAERIGVLRQRMEQHSGLRLAGELLSPPLECDLEIELEELDSGFESWLDRCGPFGMGHQEPLFLSRNIELSAPVRVIKEKHVCLNVVSGKARFNALGWSRRGESWADRCLRMELAPGSRIDLAYRLRLKATQFFTGLELELSDIRIAAR, encoded by the coding sequence ATGGCTGCCACGGGCTGCCCGCAGGGCATTGCTCGGCTTCTGGTCTCGCGCGGCTTTGTTGAAGCCGAACCGATCCGCCGCTTCCTCTCCCCGTCGCTCGACGACCTGCACGATCCTCTACTGATGCTCGGCATGAAGGCCGCAGTCGAACGCATCCAGCGCGCCGTTCGCGAGTCGGAGCCGATCCTGATCTACGGCGACTACGACGTGGACGGAACCACGGCGACCGTTTTGCTGAAGACCGCCATCGAGCGCAGCGCCCCCAAAGACAAACCCGCCATCGTCCGCTATCACGTCCCGCACCGGATCCGCGAGGGATACGGCATGCAGGTGGGCGTCCTCGCCGATGCCGCCACCGGCGGAGTGCGTCTCGTCATCAGCGTCGACACCGGCATTCGCGCCTTTGCGGCTGCAACCGAAGCCCGTGCCCTTGGCCTCGACCTCATCGTCACCGATCATCATCTGCCCGACGACGCCCAGGGGGTTCCCGATGCGATAGCCGTCGTCAACCCCGCACAGCCCGGGTGCAGCTACCCCTTCAAATCGCTCTGCGGAGCGGCCGTCGCCTTCAAGCTGGCGCAGGCCATCCTCGAAGCCTCCTGCGAGACCGCAGCCGAGCGCGAACAGATCAAGCGCCGCCTGGTTCCCTCTTTTCTTAAGCTGGTCGCCATCGCCACCATCGCCGACTCCGTGCCGCTTACTGGCGAAAATCGCATGATTGCCTCGATAGGACTTCGCGAGCTGAGCAACCCTGTCCAGCCTGGCCTTCGCGCTCTCATGGAGGCAGCCCAGATTCCGCTCGATCGCCCTCCGACCGCCATCGAAGTGGGCTTCCGCATCGCGCCCCGCATCAATGCGGCGGGACGGATGGATGTGGCCAGTGACGTTGTCGACCTCTTTCTCACTCGCGATGTCGAGCGCGCAAAAGACCTCGCAGCGAAGCTCAACCGGCTGAACGACGACCGCAAGGCCACTGAGGCCCGCGCGCTTGAGGCCATCGACGCGCGGCTCGCTCAGCTTCAGGCTCCGGACGGCAGCTTCCCTGCTGTGTGCGTGGTCATGGACGATGCCGAGTGGCACCGCGGCGTCATCGGCATCCTCGCCTCGCGTATCGTCGACCGCACCGGCCGTCCGGCGCTGGTTCTCAGCCACGAAGACGGCCAGGGGCACGGCTCCGGCCGGTCGATCGAAGGCTACCACCTGCTCAACGCCCTTACCGAGATCCACGCCGCCGAGGGCAACAACATCTTCTCGCGCTTCGGAGGTCATGCCCACGCCGTTGGGTTCTCGCTCCCCGCAGAACGCATCGGCGTACTGCGACAACGCATGGAGCAGCACAGCGGCTTACGATTGGCGGGCGAACTGCTCTCTCCGCCGCTCGAATGCGATCTTGAGATCGAGCTCGAAGAACTGGACTCCGGCTTCGAGAGCTGGCTCGACCGTTGCGGCCCCTTCGGCATGGGGCACCAGGAGCCTCTCTTTTTGTCGAGGAACATCGAGCTCAGCGCGCCGGTTCGAGTCATCAAAGAGAAGCATGTGTGCCTCAATGTCGTCTCCGGCAAGGCGAGGTTCAACGCCCTGGGATGGAGTCGCAGGGGCGAATCGTGGGCAGACCGTTGCCTGCGGATGGAGCTTGCGCCAGGCTCTCGCATCGACCTGGCCTATCGCCTGCGCCTGAAGGCCACGCAGTTCTTTACGGGCCTCGAACTGGAGCTGTCGGACATTCGCATCGCGGCACGTTAG
- a CDS encoding (2Fe-2S) ferredoxin domain-containing protein produces the protein MPLFEHHLFICTNERDESAPRPSCLPQGSKKLKGAFKDAIKEAGLRHRVRANESGCLDQCEHGPVVVVYPDAVWYGHVHVRDVEEIVREHLVAGRPVERLRLAPGCINSEHCPHKKSQEAK, from the coding sequence GTGCCTCTCTTTGAACACCACCTCTTTATCTGTACCAACGAGCGCGACGAATCAGCCCCCCGGCCCAGCTGCTTGCCGCAGGGGAGCAAAAAGCTGAAGGGCGCCTTCAAGGATGCGATCAAGGAGGCCGGCCTGAGACACAGGGTCAGGGCGAACGAGTCCGGCTGCCTGGACCAGTGCGAACACGGCCCGGTAGTGGTGGTTTACCCGGATGCGGTCTGGTACGGCCATGTCCATGTACGGGATGTGGAAGAGATTGTGAGGGAGCATCTGGTGGCGGGGCGTCCGGTGGAACGCCTGCGGCTGGCGCCCGGATGTATCAACTCGGAGCATTGCCCTCATAAAAAGTCTCAGGAAGCGAAGTAG
- a CDS encoding DUF507 family protein, whose translation MIFSKDYVGYLARQTVKHLVAQKMIQSEKPAILDERVSAAMVDELSLEDRINDEVRVILEAIQEDMRRGGVSYPEMFKKVKQKLVNQYKAVL comes from the coding sequence ATGATCTTCTCTAAAGATTACGTAGGATATCTGGCGCGCCAGACGGTAAAGCACCTTGTCGCCCAGAAGATGATCCAGAGCGAAAAACCGGCGATTCTGGACGAGCGCGTCTCGGCTGCGATGGTCGATGAGCTTTCGCTTGAAGACCGCATTAACGACGAGGTCCGGGTCATCCTGGAGGCCATTCAGGAAGACATGCGCCGCGGCGGCGTGAGTTATCCCGAGATGTTCAAGAAGGTCAAGCAGAAGCTGGTGAACCAGTACAAGGCGGTGCTGTGA
- a CDS encoding DUF507 family protein encodes MRISRDKLNKLAHTVADTLAEIPECDFLEDRNTIRQEARKALEKLLLEETRIDAAARQKIASQRKIILEGSQEWDILYRKYYNDEVKKLGL; translated from the coding sequence GTGAGAATCTCGCGCGACAAACTGAACAAGCTGGCCCATACCGTCGCCGACACGCTGGCCGAGATTCCGGAGTGCGACTTCCTGGAGGACCGCAATACGATCCGCCAGGAGGCCCGCAAGGCGCTGGAAAAGCTGCTGCTGGAGGAGACCAGGATCGACGCGGCGGCACGCCAGAAGATCGCCTCGCAGCGCAAGATCATCCTCGAAGGCTCGCAGGAGTGGGACATCCTCTACCGCAAGTACTACAACGACGAGGTCAAGAAGCTCGGCCTGTAG
- the miaB gene encoding tRNA (N6-isopentenyl adenosine(37)-C2)-methylthiotransferase MiaB, with protein sequence MSKTFYIETFGCQMNAHDSEKVIGTLEHEGYTQVADEAEAGLILYNTCSIRDKAEQKVFHRLNEYKAMQGEGKKFAVLGCVAQQEGSKIFERAPYVSLVAGSASYRNLGGMLARLEAGETRITGLDDRQTDETFDTEFTVRSNPHRGYITIIEGCDKFCAYCVVPYTRGKERSRTSTSVLVEARRMADQGYTDIQLLGQNVNSWRDPSGRLSFAELLTAVGNIAGIRRVRFTTSHPRDFTRDIVDAIDATPTLCDHIHLPVQSGSSGVLAAMSREYTRDWYLERMSWIHNAKRDISITSDMIVGFPGETGADFEQTITLLDAVRYDAVFAFKFSPRPNTPAVTMADSIPEEVKNERLRILNDRQREIQREHYARHLGRQVEVMVESYNTARGQVVGRSSQNKTVNFTMAPGSPQPPIGSYLPIEITKTMPNCLVGEAVAGAVPFQAILEPQPFVVLN encoded by the coding sequence GTGAGCAAGACGTTTTACATTGAGACCTTCGGCTGCCAGATGAACGCCCATGACTCGGAGAAGGTCATCGGCACGCTGGAGCACGAAGGGTATACACAAGTCGCCGATGAAGCCGAGGCTGGGCTGATCCTCTACAACACCTGTTCCATCCGCGACAAGGCGGAGCAGAAGGTCTTTCATCGGCTGAATGAGTACAAAGCCATGCAGGGCGAGGGCAAGAAGTTCGCCGTGCTGGGCTGCGTCGCCCAGCAGGAGGGCAGCAAGATATTCGAGCGCGCGCCGTATGTCTCGCTGGTTGCGGGCAGCGCCTCGTACCGGAACCTGGGCGGGATGCTTGCCAGACTGGAGGCGGGGGAGACGCGCATCACCGGACTCGACGACCGCCAGACCGACGAGACCTTCGACACGGAGTTCACGGTTCGCTCCAACCCGCACCGCGGTTACATCACCATCATCGAAGGCTGCGACAAGTTCTGCGCCTACTGCGTTGTGCCCTACACACGCGGTAAGGAGCGCTCACGCACCTCGACCTCTGTGCTGGTCGAGGCGCGCCGCATGGCCGACCAAGGCTACACCGACATTCAGTTGTTGGGCCAGAACGTGAACTCCTGGCGCGACCCTTCAGGCCGCCTCAGCTTTGCCGAACTGCTCACCGCTGTAGGAAACATCGCCGGTATCAGGCGTGTCCGCTTCACCACGTCGCACCCGCGCGATTTTACGCGCGACATTGTCGACGCAATCGACGCGACGCCGACGCTCTGCGATCATATCCATCTTCCGGTGCAGTCCGGCTCTTCCGGCGTGCTGGCGGCCATGTCGCGCGAGTACACCCGCGACTGGTATCTCGAGCGCATGAGCTGGATTCACAATGCCAAGCGCGACATCAGCATCACGAGCGACATGATCGTCGGCTTCCCCGGAGAGACCGGCGCCGATTTCGAGCAGACGATCACTTTGCTCGATGCCGTTCGCTACGATGCCGTCTTCGCGTTCAAGTTCTCACCACGCCCGAACACTCCGGCGGTGACGATGGCCGACAGCATCCCAGAGGAGGTCAAGAACGAGCGTCTTCGCATCCTGAACGATCGCCAACGCGAGATCCAGCGCGAGCACTATGCGCGTCACCTCGGCCGTCAGGTTGAGGTGATGGTCGAAAGCTACAACACCGCGCGAGGGCAGGTCGTTGGACGTTCGTCGCAGAATAAGACGGTGAACTTTACGATGGCCCCCGGTTCTCCGCAGCCACCGATTGGAAGCTACCTTCCAATCGAGATCACGAAGACGATGCCGAACTGTCTTGTAGGCGAAGCAGTCGCCGGTGCGGTTCCGTTTCAGGCTATCCTTGAGCCACAGCCGTTCGTCGTACTGAATTGA
- a CDS encoding bifunctional nuclease family protein yields MTTQAIHSDASAPDEIEMQIRGLMMDPVTNMPIIVLKDVAGDAVLPIWVGIFEANAIALELEKTATPRPMTHDLMQNMARNLNAEVRKVVVSELRDDTFYAVIWLDHAGETVAMDARPSDAIALALRWDCPIYVNREVLENSRQSATGAQTVNAEEMRRWLENLNDDEMGRYKM; encoded by the coding sequence ATGACTACCCAGGCTATCCATTCCGACGCGAGCGCCCCCGACGAGATCGAGATGCAGATTCGCGGGCTGATGATGGACCCGGTCACGAACATGCCCATCATCGTGCTGAAGGATGTTGCCGGCGATGCCGTGTTGCCGATCTGGGTGGGCATCTTCGAGGCCAACGCCATCGCGCTCGAGCTGGAGAAGACCGCGACTCCCCGGCCGATGACGCACGATCTGATGCAGAACATGGCGCGCAACCTGAACGCCGAGGTGCGCAAGGTGGTCGTCTCGGAGCTGCGCGACGACACGTTCTACGCAGTCATCTGGCTCGATCATGCCGGCGAGACGGTGGCAATGGACGCGCGGCCCTCCGATGCGATTGCTCTTGCCCTGCGCTGGGACTGCCCCATCTACGTCAACCGCGAGGTGCTTGAGAACTCGCGGCAGTCTGCCACCGGGGCGCAGACGGTAAACGCCGAAGAGATGCGCCGCTGGCTCGAAAACCTGAACGACGACGAGATGGGCCGCTATAAGATGTAG